A segment of the Prochlorococcus sp. RS04 genome:
CAGAAAATCTTAAGTCAAAAACTCTTTCATCTTCTCATTAAGATCTAATTGCAAGCTGACAGCTCTACCTAACCTTGGCTTAGCATTGACTTTCTTTAGCCATTCCCTTACTTCTTCTGAATATCCACATCTATTTAAAATCTCGATTTTATCAGCTATCGATTTTTTATATTCATCTTCACTTAAAGGGAATGATTCCTGTCCAAGAAATCCCCACATCATTTGAAAATACACGAACTTTCCTCTTCTAAAGAGTCTAAAATCATATTTTTTTCCCCAGCGATGAATCAAATAATGTATAACTTCATCTACTAGCAATGGGTTCATTTAAATCAATTAATTAAGACTTTCTAAACTTTTACTTTAAATTATTAAAAGTCCTATCTATTTGCAACAGAAATTGAGCAATTTGCTCCATAATAACTAATAAATAACAGAACCAAGTAGCGAATGACTCAATTAAGTTCCAATGATGTCCCTTCTATGGGTCGAAGGCAATTTATGAATCTTCTTACATTTGGTACTGCAACTGGTGTAGCTTTAGGAGCCCTTTACCCTGTAGCGAATTATTTCATGCCTTTAAGAGCAGGCGGTGGTGGAGGTGGAACTTCTGCCAAAGATGAATTAGGGAATCCAATAACTAAGACGGGTTGGTTAGCTACCCATCAAGCAGGAGATAGAAGTCTAGTTCAGGGTCTAAAGGGAGATCCAACTTATCTAATAGTTAATGAGGGTGGGGAAATAGGAGAATTTGGTTTAAATGCAATTTGTACTCATTTAGGTTGTGTTGTCCCATGGGATAGTGGTGCTAACAAATTCATATGTCCTTGTCATGGCAGTCAGTACGATACGAACGGGAAGGTTGTAAGAGGTCCTGCGCCTTTA
Coding sequences within it:
- the petC gene encoding cytochrome b6-f complex iron-sulfur subunit, encoding MTQLSSNDVPSMGRRQFMNLLTFGTATGVALGALYPVANYFMPLRAGGGGGGTSAKDELGNPITKTGWLATHQAGDRSLVQGLKGDPTYLIVNEGGEIGEFGLNAICTHLGCVVPWDSGANKFICPCHGSQYDTNGKVVRGPAPLSLALAHVDIEDDAVLVKQWSETDFRTNENPWWA
- a CDS encoding DUF3067 family protein, which gives rise to MNPLLVDEVIHYLIHRWGKKYDFRLFRRGKFVYFQMMWGFLGQESFPLSEDEYKKSIADKIEILNRCGYSEEVREWLKKVNAKPRLGRAVSLQLDLNEKMKEFLT